One window of the Archangium primigenium genome contains the following:
- a CDS encoding undecaprenyl-phosphate glucose phosphotransferase, with product MFSRFQRFYTSIKIATDVVMLTGAFALAYVSRFDGPIPVVYGMPAWEETLLSLATVLLVFPITYRQARLYATNRARTHIGEVFEVFKATIMATLLVVALTYFTRERYSRLMLAFFSAYAFLGVSAARLVLRGVLSAVRRRGYNLKSILVIGAGELGQRVIDTVEGHRELGFRVEGVLSLSPDPVGGQVGGVPVVGHVRDVDAVLDARPVDQVIIAVPLEEQAAVKPLMEQLALRTVDVKVVPDLYQYVTLYGGLEEFGGLPIISLQGDPMAGWNMVAKRVFDVLFALVALFVSAPFMLVVALAVKLTSRGPLLYAQERMGMDGQTFHILKFRTMRTDAESSGALMASKDDPRRTPIGTFLRKYSLDELPQFFNVLTGDMSLVGPRPERPVFIEEFKRQIPRYHLRHKVKAGITGWAQVNGLRGQTSIQKRIEYDLYYIENWSLLMDLKILVRTALGGFLSKNAY from the coding sequence CGTGTCGCGCTTCGACGGGCCCATTCCGGTCGTCTACGGCATGCCCGCCTGGGAGGAGACGCTGCTGTCGCTCGCGACGGTGCTGCTCGTCTTCCCCATCACCTACCGGCAGGCGCGCCTGTACGCCACCAACCGGGCCCGCACGCACATCGGCGAGGTGTTCGAGGTCTTCAAGGCCACCATCATGGCCACGCTGCTCGTGGTGGCGCTCACGTACTTCACCCGCGAGCGCTACTCGCGCTTGATGCTGGCGTTCTTCTCCGCCTACGCGTTCCTCGGCGTGTCCGCGGCGCGGCTGGTGCTGCGCGGGGTGCTCAGCGCGGTGCGCCGGCGGGGCTACAACCTCAAGTCCATCCTCGTCATCGGGGCGGGAGAGCTGGGCCAGCGCGTCATCGACACGGTGGAGGGCCACCGCGAGCTGGGCTTCCGGGTGGAGGGCGTGCTGTCGCTGTCGCCGGACCCGGTGGGCGGACAGGTGGGCGGGGTGCCTGTGGTGGGCCACGTGAGGGACGTGGACGCGGTGTTGGACGCGCGGCCCGTGGACCAGGTCATCATCGCCGTGCCGCTCGAGGAGCAGGCCGCGGTCAAGCCGCTCATGGAGCAGCTGGCGCTGCGCACGGTGGACGTGAAGGTGGTGCCGGACCTCTACCAGTACGTCACCCTGTACGGCGGTCTGGAGGAGTTCGGCGGCCTGCCCATCATCAGCCTCCAGGGCGACCCCATGGCGGGCTGGAACATGGTGGCCAAGCGCGTCTTCGACGTGCTCTTCGCCTTGGTGGCGCTCTTCGTGAGCGCCCCCTTCATGCTGGTGGTCGCCCTGGCCGTGAAGCTCACCAGCCGCGGGCCCCTGCTCTACGCCCAGGAGCGCATGGGCATGGACGGGCAGACGTTCCACATTCTCAAATTCCGCACCATGCGCACGGACGCCGAGTCCTCCGGCGCCCTCATGGCCAGCAAGGACGACCCGCGGCGCACGCCCATCGGCACGTTCCTGCGCAAGTACTCGCTCGACGAGCTGCCCCAGTTCTTCAACGTGCTCACCGGCGACATGAGCCTCGTGGGCCCGCGCCCCGAGCGCCCCGTGTTCATCGAGGAGTTCAAGCGCCAGATTCCCCGCTACCACCTGCGCCACAAGGTGAAGGCGGGCATCACCGGCTGGGCCCAGGTCAACGGTTTGCGCGGCCAGACGTCCATCCAGAAGCGCATCGAGTACGACCTGTACTACATCGAGAACTGGTCGCTGCTCATGGACCTGAAAATCCTGGTGCGCACGGCGCTCGGGGGTTTCCTGTCCAAGAATGCCTATTAG